The window CTTTGTTATGTTAAGTATGTCAAAGTTCTCCACTTCAAAAATTAACAACTTGTGTTAAAATCACTCATGTTTTAGCGTGATANNNNNNNNNNNNNNNNNNNNNNNNNNNNNNNNNNNNNNNNNNNNNNNNNNNNNNNTTGCTTACAGCTTGTTTCCTGTATTTGTCTTGCTGATAGCaacaagaaaaatactttaacgTATTatctaactaactaactaactaactaactaactaactaactaataaatgtataaataaatataaataaaaaaaaacatttaaacttaataaataaataaatacatagaaaatgaataaaaattaaaaagaaaataatacatgaaaaaaatagaaaatgtaaaaatagaaaataagtaattaaataaagatatataaataaatacaaaataaatacaaaatggaaagcaaaaacagaaaataaatacataatgtaaaaatatataaataattaaatatataaaaaatacataaatggaaagttaaaaacagaaaataattaaatggtaaattaataaagatttaaaaaatgaatgaatggacaGCATATAagtagaaaatataaaatagtaaataaattaatataatgtttaaaaaataatataaaataaataataatataaatacataagtggttaaaaaaaaaacctaaaataaataaataaataaaaagcattggTCACAATATGCCAGTATCTACTTTCCATCTATCGTTGTGTTGCTAAACAAAGAACAATGTCTCTTTCCCCTGAACACCATTACTGCAGATAAAAGGGATCACTGGTCTAATTATTTAGGAAGTCCTTGAGTTTTGTTTCAAcggtttgttttttcctttccaGGGGAACACATCACTGGGTCCCCCGCACTCAGAGGCTGTTCGGAGGCCAAATCATTGGTCAGGCTCTGGTGGCTGCAGCCAAGTCTGTTGGCGAGAACCTGTACGCTCACTCCCTGCACTGCTACTTCGTACGAGCAGGTGACTCAATGATTAATCCTTTGTTTTGCTGTATCAGTATCTTATAATCTATTCATAATATTGCCTCTTTGCttagttttttatgttctgGTTGTTTTTATCAGGGGACCCAAAGGTTCCGGTGCTGTACCAGGTGGACCGCACCAGAGATGGCCGCAGCTTCACCGTTCGCTCTGTGAAGGCCATCCAGCATGGCCAGCCTATACTGATCTGCCAGGCGTCCTTCCAGATGCTGCAGCCCAGCCCTCTGCAGCATCAGTTCAGCATGCCCGAGGTCCCTCAGCCGGAAGAGCTGCCCACCGTGGAGGAACTTATTCACCAATATCTTAGGTAAAATCCTCTAGTTTAGTCATTTGAGATCTTCCaaggagaaagaaaataaaattatttaacaaattatttgtagcttttttttattttttaaagataggAAAGCTTTCCTGTCGTTTCTCTTGTGATTATGAAGTGATAGATCTagtggagttaaaaaaaaaatacaacaaaacagGCTGCCAAATATTACTAAAcataactaatatttaataaaagcagctttaagCAGCACTCTtgcaagaaaaagaataaatacaacTATTTACAtatgttttaatgcaaaaatattataattttgtatatattagcttaacttttgTTAGATTCATTTGGGTTCCTTTACAGTTATCTTTGCTAGCTTAAATTTCACACATAAATATTACAATAGTTCCACTCAAATGGCTAGCTTGTATAACTACTTTAGCTGTCAAGgaaattcttcttttctttatctAATTTAgcattgtttcattttgctAACCTGTCAAACATTTAGTTTAGCTACCTTTtagctaacatgttagcataCACTCAGCAATTTTAGCATCTCTAACCAGCTGTCTTTATGTAGATCAGCGTCTTCTTTTCTTTATGGAATTTAGCACTATTTAATTTTGCTAACCTGTCAAACATTAACTTCAGCTACCTTCtagctaacatgttagcataCACTCAGCATCTCCAACCAGCTGTCTTCATGTAGGTTAGCATCTTCCTTTtgttagctaatttagcatgatgaggtttttaggtttttccACTTTGTTGAGCATTATGAGCTAATTTCACCAGGTCCTAAGTTTTGTTTGATATGTAACtttgctttttaacatttttagcataaCTTATTTGCTTTATCTCTCACCTGTTTTTACGTTTAAGTCTTTATTGTcaaataatttagcatttttagctatataaatgtttcaaattgtGCCTCTCTTACTTGCACTTCTATAACCTTGCGGTTCTGCTACTGTGGACCCTAGATTAGAACTCCTCTGAATGTTTTCACAGTAATTCAGACCTGACGGAAAGTGCGAAAGACGGGCTAAATAAGATTCTGGCGTCTGAGGTCCCCATCGAGATCAAACCCGTCAACCCGACGCTCTTCTACAGAATTACACCTGGAGAGCCAAGGCGTTATTTTTGGGGGCGCGCTCGGGGTTTTATTGGTAAAATACTAATAATCCACATTTGTAAAGCAttattcagtttgtttgttGATCTGTTGCtgtgttatttatttaggtGAAGGTAACATGAAGCTGCACTGCTGCGTGGCTGCATACGTGTCCGACTTTGCTCTGCTGGGCACCGCCCTGCTGCCGTACTCCAAATACAAGGCCAGGTTCGCTGCCTCCCTGGATCACGCCATGTGGTTCCACAGCACCTTCCGGAGCGACGAGTGGATGCTGTATGAGTGTGAAAGCCCATGGGCAGGTGCGGCATGAGTTTCATCTCCTAAACTCCACATAACACCTGCCTGAGGGTAGAATTGAAGGCAGGAAATTAAAGATGGAGGCTTTATCTGAATTTCCTCACCacttattgttaaaaataaggGAGTTTCCTGAATACTAAAAATACTGTTGGCCAGTGGAGGAACTGCAACACATGAGGGATGTGTTCACCAGGCAGCAACTTCAattaaaagatcatttaaaatgtagtgttccctcatttatcttTGAATTACATTCTTAAAGTGAAATCTGCCAAgtaatcaactttatttttcataataattttgatgttttaattcTCACTGCACACTTTAAGCACTATTCTcagacaaatattaaaatattcacactttttttctcttttgttcaaactctcaaagttcaaactgtgATAGAAAATAGTCCACTGATCTAGAATGAAATTGAAGTTCTGCTCTTTTTGTCAATTTGTCAAACTGAGCGCATTCTCTGGAAGAGACATGGCATGGAAGAGGGTGAgtgacagccaatcagaatccagaACACAGTGCGAGCTAGCAAGACTGAACTGAAAGAAATCTGTGTAACAGTGAGAACACAAAAtgtgatttgatttattaaacaggaaaccgggctgcacggtggcgcagtggttagcgctcttgcctcacagcgagaaggccccggttcgactcccggctgggacctttctgtgtggagtttgcatgttctccccgtgcatgcgtgggttttcaccggggactccggcttcctcccaccatccaaaaacatgcttcataggtgaattggtgactctaaattacccctaggtgtgaatgtgagagtgaatgtgtgtgtgattgaggccctgagacagactggagacctgtccagggtgtaccccgccttcacccatcagtagccgggataggctcgggcacccccgcgaccccgaaagggaagaagcggttaagaagatggatggatggaaacagGAAACCAATTAAtataacaaattttaaaaaagaagtgaCTTTCCTCTTTAGTGGTTGCGTTTGTCCTCCTCAGGGAGCAGCAGAGGGCTGGTTCAAGGTCGACTGTGGAGAAGAGACGGCGTGCTGGCGGCCTCCTGCGCCCAGGAAGGAGTCCTGAGAGTCAAAGCAGTTACACAGACCAGCAAACTATAGGCGCATTACTCTGacatacatttttgtgcacatttgCTTTGATGTAATTAATATCATTGTTGTTATGGAGAGCCTCAATAAAGACATTTGAAAGTGTAAAATAGAGAATTGCACTTTATATAAACTTAAATGTTGATGTCAAAGATGTTCTACATTCAGGATTtacattttcagacaaaaaggtggacaaaaaactaaatgatgcacaaaaaaacttagaaactgaagaaaaataacaaacctAAATGATACTAATGAAATGAATGtataaaaatacttcaaaaaaagttgtgaaaagtTGAGGTTTGTTTAAATAGTAAATTTGAGCACTTTAGAGATTACTACTTATTTTATGACTCTAAAGGATGTATGGTAACGCGTAACACTGAaattcacttcatttttttcatctatcagTATTGGGTTTTTTATTATAGAAAAGCTGAAGGTTTCTTTGTTTCTACACTGTTATTCTTACAAGATTGTGAATCTGTTTTGATATAATTGATGCAAATATTACTACTGAgataattttgtaaaaactgcATGTGACTCAATTTCTGTTTCTTAAATAGAAGTTGTAAAATTaggttttataaaataaaagcactgatgaaacagttttctgtgttttattatgcACTCCACTGAAGTTCTTGATGAAGAAAGTGTGTTACATGTCACTGTTGTTCAtaattttgagattaaagtcatattaaagtcatatttctgaaaaatgtagtCTCACAGAAAGAAGGCCCCGGTttaaatcccggctgggggatctgaaacagaaacaccaaacTGGGGACTTTTCTGTgcggagtttgcatgttctgcATGTGCATGGGTGGGTTttctcccaccgtccaaaaacatgcttcgtaggttaattaGTTACTCTGTTAGGTGTGAATGtaagtgagtgtgtgtgtgattgaggccctgcgacagactggcgacctgtccatgGTGCATCCTGCCTTCGTCCATCAGTAGCCgagttaggctctggcaccccatgactccaaaagggacaaagctgCCAAGAAGAtcagtgaatgaatgaatgaatgaaagaactaattaattaattctgAAACATGAATTCAGAATTTTAAGATATGACTTTAAGCCCAATGTTTGAAGGGAAATAGTCAAATTTTGGAGATCTGAATCAGGTTTTTGAGGGAAAATTCTGGGTAAAGTCCGAATTGCTTGTGATTTATCATTCTAATTTCATCTTGACTTGTACcggcattttattttgaaaatccgcTGCATCCACTTGGTTTCCATGCAGTTAGCGCCCTTAGTTACCACTGTTTTCTCACTACCCAGCGTTCTCAGATGGCCTTTTTGATACATTTGGATTTTTATCAAGGCAAAATAGACTTTATTCCATGATGGAAAGTAGTCCACGCGTCAAGGATCGAGTTTGAGTATTCTGATAAACGTACGAACTACCTAAAAGGTAAACTTGCTAACGTAAGCTAGCTATTGTTTTTAGCTAACCTTAGCTTTCACATATAAACCTATGTATTTTAGTGCTAACTGTAAAGtaaacattatttaatttttatttgttattcttgcgttttgtttgtttaaaccaCTTGTACGCAGTAAGTTTAAGTGCTCATCACGTACCCTCTTGCTAGCTGGCTAAGCTAATAGCTAATAGTGAGTAACATTGTGATGTCTAAcgtggagtttacatgtttttccAGGTGTTAAGAAACACTTCGAGAATCATTTTAAACAGCAAACAATGGAGAAAGATCAAAACTGTATAGTATTTAATGCGTCCAAACGGGAGCTGTTCACAAATAACAATGGATACAAGTCGGTGCAGAAGCGGCTACGAGCTCAGTGGAAAATCCTAAGGTGAGGCTTTGGTGTCAACATAAAGTAGAATATGGAAGACAGATAGAAGCTACAAATGGATCCCATTTCAGAAATGTTAATTTGACTTTCTACTGAAATGATTTGGTTTAAAATTGGACTGaaagtgagcaaaaaaaattaaacagttaaaaaaaacattagaaaaaaacttgGACTTGATGTTTATAACAATTTAAgggaattatttattttattttattttattttggtgtaaACAGTACACGGTACAGTACTAGAAcaatacatattgaaaaaagGATATATAATGATGCTTGACTTATACAGATCAAcatccaaaaaaagttaatttagtgtttggttacccttcaaagacccactccgatcatcttttgatccatttttaaattgttcccagcacttttttaactatgattttgctgttttagccaaCACCAAaaaatttgtgtaattttttttttagtacataTTTACATCACAGCGGCAGTAGATTGTTTGAAaattgtctctgagttgtgaaAGAGACTGTTGGCGTGCaggaaccccgccccctcttcccttcccagtaaagaaataaagaaatactcagaaatacaatttttttagctaaattttctttatatatgtccttcgtcaccacaaaaatgccacaagaacacgttaaagaaattaaaaacacaagtttctgTGAAGTCTGTCTTTAAACCTCAAGATCAGCTaactttctaaaacaaaaaaatcagtttctcaAACTTAATTAAGTCTTTCTATTTATATGATAGTGGAACTGGTTGTTAAagtaattttgcattttgtggtacaagcaccaaatctGGCATGATTGTAGCCAAATCCTGTCTCAGAAAAGCACATTTGCCACAAGATTTTAAAATCGATATATATGCTAATATGAATAGTGGTATTATGTTGGTACACCTCAAGTTAAAAGACAGCTTTTTGTGCAGCTCACATTGTTGAGATTGATCCAATTGAATTTGTGTGTATGAAttgtctattttaaaatagcctccattttggatttttcttgtgGTAAATGAGCTTTTCTGAAAGAGTAGATCCGAGGGTAGATCCATTGCAAATCTGATGCTTGTGCGACAAAATACACGGTTTGTCTGGTAACCTGACCAGCTTTACTATGAGCCCCACTTCTTTTATACAAATATCAGaaagttaaagttttcatttcaaTTGCATTTTTCCTCCTAAATTGCACCTCAAAGTGTTCCACAAGGACACAAACTGAAAGAAATccttttgtaaatatatttaaaaggtatttttgttttattgtcagATTTCTTAAGTCCActtaaaaacttcaaatgtgATTACTTTCAGTTATCAGATTGTTGTCATATTGTGAAGTTCCTTCTAACCACATTTAGTGTCTTTCCAGCATAAAGGACGAACTCTCTGAGGAGAAGCTGAAAGGAGTCAAGCTGTGGGTTTCTGCAGGTCCCAGGGAGAAGTTCACAGCATCTGAGGtgaaggattaaaaaaacaattgtttagaGTTAAAGGGAAAGGAAGTCTGACTTTTCTCTGGGATGTTCGACAGCTTGAGGTGCTGAAGCATTACCTGGATGGAGGAGGAAACATGCTGGTCATGCTGGGCGAAGGAGGAGAAATGAAGTACGATACCAACATAAACTTTCTCCTGGAGGAGTTTGGAGTATTCGTCAATAATGGTAAATGTTAAGCTGTCGGACAGTAAAAGTTGTATTTCATTCTTCAATAAACGCTAAATTCTGCTTTTCATCATTATAGACGCTGTGGTGAGGAATACGTACTACAAATACTTCCACCCAAAAGAGGCGCTCGTGTCCAACGGTGTGCTGAACAGGTCTGTACTGAGGAGGCATCACTGGATGGTCTCACTTAGACAAACTCCCAAATGTTTCGCTTTTGTCTGATCTgtcaaaaccattgactgtaaatgagaactggactgagtgccccctcatgttccaaacagtaagctggttccaaaaagccaaaatcccatagaatcctatggagaaataaacagctgttactcattataatgtcagaataaacattcttgctctaatatttttttacatattcttgctaactttcttttttttttccatattttttttctataatataAGTTATCCAAGCtataaaccaaccaatcagatggGTCAATAAAAGCATGCAGTCTCACATCCAAAGTTCTAAACGTTTGGCAGATTCTCCGCACTTTtgagtggtaggggtgtggccttccaacaagctcactcctgattggtgagagaggttaccatagaaacaacCTATCACTGGTTACTGATGTCGTCTGCCTCCAACATGgcaactaaattgacttcatttggttggagctggaagtaagccattttctatggatgacatcacactcactcggtccatttctcatatacagtttGTGGTCCAGTCGTTTTAGggataatattttttgttctttttgattTCTACCGAGgatgtttaagatttttaaatgatacCAAGGGGTgggtctctttttttttttttttagtagtcaGGAGGTTAACCAAGTCAACTGAGGCCTGCACTTTTTTCCATGTAGTTCTGCTTCTTTTATGACCTTCTAGATCAGGATTAGGTAAACTCCAGGGCTTGAGGACCGGTGTCTCTGCGTGTCCAGATATCTAAGGCCCACTCATGACTgatcacctggttcaggtgtgtccagcctaTTAGAACATGCCAATCCAGAcgatgttggaaaacatgttggaatGTGGCCATTGAGGCCTGGAGTAGCTCTCTCTGTTCTCTCTGTtctcttgttgtgtttttgaagtCATTTCTATTGGTCACACCTGTGAAGGTTCTTCACTGGTCCAGCTCTCCTCCATGTGTGAACGCTGGCTCTTGCAATGCTTCAGTCCAAGAGCCACAGACCAAAGCATTTCATGACTTCCTCTCATTTCTTCTCAGTTTCTTTAGATGAAGGCTTcgtgtgattctttttttaaggtctAAAATAGTAGTTTGGGCTTCATGTTGGAAGAAACTTTAATCTAAATATTATGATTTAGGGTAAGAATGCTTTTTGATGCTGATGCTTTTGCTTCTCGTTCAGAGAAATCAGTCGTGCGGCTGGAAAAGTGGTCACAGGAGTCCTCGAAGAGGAAAATGTTGGAAACAATTCacagtaaatacatttatagtattttttttccatcttacaAAGCTATCTGGGTTTATTTTCCTACAATGACACAGAGCTCGTCTCTTCATTTATTCAGGGCTCTGACGTTTGTGTACCCGTATGGAGCCACTCTGAGCGTGATCAAACCCGCCGTCGCTGTTCTGTCGACGGGCTCCGTCTGCTTCCCGCTCCACAGGCCCGTCCTGGCCTTCTATCATGGAAAGGTCTGTGAGGTTTTACTGCAGGTTTACGCTCCGAGGCTTTTTCATcgatcaacaaataaaaaatataaaaatgtcacagaaaTGATGGACTTGTCTGTCTTTTCCAAAACCATAGTAACACTTTATGCTCACACAAATTCAGTgttttgctcaaggacactttgagACGGCGAGGAAAGACCTTTCagtcagaggttgaccgctctaccatCTGCACCACAGACAGACAATTGTTGTGGTcactatttttaatctaattgaGATTGAACAGGCTGCATAGTGGCggagtggttagcactcttgcctcacagcaagaagtcgctggttcaaatcccagttggGACTTTCTGTGTGGATTTTGCGTGTTCTCCCCGTGTGTTCGTGGGTTTTCTATTCATCACAGATCCACAACTTGAGGatccagaaccacatgtggctcctttaCCTCTACCTGGTGGcattttgggttaaaaacaattaaaaagttttagttttagaaaGTACCTGTACGGTAAATaatcagttaaataaaaataaactaactcaaactttattgaactcATTCACAAACTTTTGAAGGACAGTATGTATCACTCCACGAGGCGCCAGACTTTGGTAGCCATGATTCCCCAACAATCCATCAATCTTTTaaagttgaactttaaaattttgacatatttttgaacaCAATGTACCAC is drawn from Oryzias melastigma strain HK-1 linkage group LG5, ASM292280v2, whole genome shotgun sequence and contains these coding sequences:
- the acot8 gene encoding acyl-coenzyme A thioesterase 8; this translates as MTDSKVEENPPKSVDISAADAPKLSENDGADGAESGFTQDLKSVLVTSVLNLEELDVDLYRGTHHWVPRTQRLFGGQIIGQALVAAAKSVGENLYAHSLHCYFVRAGDPKVPVLYQVDRTRDGRSFTVRSVKAIQHGQPILICQASFQMLQPSPLQHQFSMPEVPQPEELPTVEELIHQYLSNSDLTESAKDGLNKILASEVPIEIKPVNPTLFYRITPGEPRRYFWGRARGFIGEGNMKLHCCVAAYVSDFALLGTALLPYSKYKARFAASLDHAMWFHSTFRSDEWMLYECESPWAGSSRGLVQGRLWRRDGVLAASCAQEGVLRVKAVTQTSKL